A single region of the Thermodesulfatator indicus DSM 15286 genome encodes:
- a CDS encoding sigma-54-dependent transcriptional regulator has translation MRESILVVEDNQIEADLLAEFLQQKGFEVDVAYNGAEGINRIGEIFYDVVITDLAMPKIGGLEVLEYIVEHSPETICIILTGQGSIKSAVEAIKKGAYEYLTKPVAFDELSLTLEKALDTRRLRRENEYLRRKLWQESGYGEIIGKSKPMRQVFSLIEKVADTDATVLVLGESGTGKELVARAIHAASSRREGPFIPVNCGAIPEELLESELFGHEKGSFTGAVKTRIGRFELAHGGTIFLDEIAEMSPKLQVKLLRVLQERSFERVGGTRSIKVDIRVIAATNKDLQKEVREGRFREDLYYRLNVIPIKLPPLRERKEDIPLLIEHFLSRFTQRKRRKITGLSKEALECLMKYHWPGNVRELENVIERMVILANGEQLILEDVPEYILEQSQFNYKPGVQDFDIPDEGIHLPELVSEFEKKLIIKALEKTGWVKNRAAKLLHINRTTLIEKMKKQKITRPTAH, from the coding sequence ATGAGGGAATCTATCTTAGTGGTTGAAGACAATCAGATAGAAGCAGATCTCTTAGCTGAATTTTTGCAACAAAAGGGTTTTGAAGTCGATGTGGCCTACAATGGAGCTGAAGGTATTAATCGTATAGGCGAAATTTTTTACGACGTGGTTATTACCGATCTAGCCATGCCCAAGATAGGAGGGCTTGAGGTTTTAGAATATATCGTTGAGCATTCTCCTGAAACCATTTGTATTATCCTTACTGGCCAAGGGAGTATCAAAAGTGCGGTAGAAGCCATTAAAAAAGGCGCCTATGAATATCTTACCAAACCTGTAGCGTTTGATGAGTTGAGTTTAACATTGGAAAAGGCCTTAGATACTAGACGTCTAAGACGCGAAAATGAATACTTGCGGCGCAAACTCTGGCAAGAAAGCGGCTACGGAGAAATCATTGGCAAAAGTAAGCCTATGCGTCAGGTCTTTTCCCTTATAGAAAAAGTAGCTGATACTGATGCCACGGTATTAGTGCTTGGAGAGTCAGGGACAGGTAAAGAACTGGTAGCCAGGGCTATTCATGCTGCTAGCAGTCGCCGAGAAGGTCCTTTTATACCGGTAAACTGTGGGGCTATTCCTGAAGAGCTTCTTGAATCAGAGCTCTTTGGCCACGAAAAGGGATCTTTTACCGGGGCGGTAAAGACCCGCATTGGCCGTTTTGAGTTAGCCCACGGGGGAACTATTTTTCTCGACGAAATCGCTGAGATGAGCCCAAAACTACAGGTAAAACTCTTGCGAGTACTTCAAGAAAGGTCTTTTGAAAGGGTAGGGGGCACCCGCTCTATAAAAGTAGATATAAGAGTGATTGCCGCTACCAATAAAGATTTACAAAAAGAAGTACGTGAAGGCCGTTTTAGAGAAGACCTGTATTATCGTTTAAATGTTATTCCTATTAAACTTCCTCCTTTGAGAGAAAGAAAAGAAGACATACCTCTTTTAATAGAACATTTTCTTAGCCGTTTTACTCAACGAAAAAGACGTAAAATTACAGGCCTTTCTAAAGAGGCTCTCGAATGCCTGATGAAATACCACTGGCCGGGAAATGTAAGAGAACTTGAAAATGTTATTGAAAGAATGGTTATCCTCGCCAACGGTGAACAACTTATTTTGGAAGATGTTCCAGAATACATTCTTGAACAATCGCAGTTTAATTATAAACCAGGTGTTCAAGATTTTGACATTCCAGATGAAGGGATCCATTTGCCGGAACTGGTATCTGAGTTTGAAAAAAAACTTATTATCAAGGCCCTTGAAAAAACAGGCTGGGTTAAAAACCGGGCGGCTAAACTACTCCATATCAATCGCACTACCCTTATCGAAAAAATGAAAAAGCAAAAAATTACCCGTCCTACCGCCCACTAG
- a CDS encoding sulfide-dependent adenosine diphosphate thiazole synthase: MALDEIKISRAIIERYFQKLTNYLEMDVAIVGAGPSGLMAAYKLASEGFKVAVFERRMSIGGGIWGGGMMFNEIVVQKEGARLLKEIGVRTEPWNGGEYYTADAVEVACILAAKCVQAGAKIFNLIMVEDVMVRDNRVVGLVLNWSATEIAGLHVDPLAVRAQYVVEATGHETAVLQVMQKKLGAALKTETGKVIGEKSMWAEVAESLTVDYTREVYPGVFVTGMAANATFGAYRMGPIFGGMLLSGEKVAQLITERLRKES; the protein is encoded by the coding sequence ATGGCTCTAGACGAAATCAAAATTAGCCGGGCAATCATCGAACGTTATTTCCAAAAATTAACAAACTACTTAGAAATGGATGTGGCTATAGTAGGAGCTGGACCTTCAGGGCTTATGGCCGCTTACAAGTTGGCCAGCGAAGGCTTTAAAGTAGCGGTTTTTGAAAGACGCATGAGCATTGGAGGTGGTATCTGGGGTGGCGGCATGATGTTTAACGAAATAGTGGTCCAAAAAGAAGGTGCCCGTCTTTTAAAAGAAATAGGAGTACGCACCGAACCCTGGAATGGTGGTGAATACTACACCGCAGACGCGGTAGAAGTGGCCTGTATCCTAGCCGCTAAATGTGTTCAGGCTGGAGCTAAGATATTTAATCTTATCATGGTTGAAGACGTTATGGTAAGAGATAACCGAGTAGTAGGCCTAGTATTAAACTGGAGTGCCACAGAAATTGCTGGCCTTCACGTAGATCCTTTGGCAGTAAGAGCCCAATATGTAGTAGAGGCTACCGGCCATGAAACGGCTGTGCTCCAGGTAATGCAGAAAAAGCTAGGTGCTGCTCTAAAGACGGAAACAGGAAAAGTTATTGGGGAAAAATCTATGTGGGCTGAAGTGGCCGAAAGCCTCACGGTTGATTATACTCGCGAGGTATATCCTGGTGTTTTTGTAACTGGCATGGCTGCTAACGCCACTTTTGGTGCCTATCGCATGGGGCCTATATTTGGGGGCATGCTTCTTTCAGGAGAGAAAGTAGCCCAGCTCATTACCGAACGCCTACGTAAAGAAAGCTAA
- a CDS encoding cytochrome c3 family protein, which translates to MNSCHNPHGSAYNHLLIGDVVGGKICIKCHNY; encoded by the coding sequence ATTAATAGTTGCCATAACCCTCATGGTTCAGCTTATAATCACCTTTTGATAGGAGATGTAGTTGGGGGGAAGATATGTATTAAATGTCATAACTATTAA
- a CDS encoding methyl-accepting chemotaxis protein: MHRRKKLNLKIKWELQKWLLTRILLAIFVSVSVALLILYFFSHKEIGESFYKAHFTIKYVSDLLLPIILLSGVICLAIGIFLAIFLPQKIAGPIYRVEEDLKYIRVNKDFTKKISLRKDDQFKSLAQEINLLLSEIKKDLLAIEKNLEKIERDNSFNSKSQSLSAIKNIIKQYKL, from the coding sequence ATGCATAGACGAAAGAAATTAAATCTTAAAATCAAGTGGGAACTGCAGAAATGGCTTTTAACAAGGATCTTGTTAGCTATTTTTGTGTCCGTATCTGTTGCTTTGTTAATTTTATATTTTTTTAGCCATAAAGAAATTGGAGAAAGTTTTTATAAAGCCCATTTTACAATAAAATATGTTAGTGATTTATTGTTGCCTATTATTCTATTATCAGGTGTTATCTGTTTGGCTATTGGTATATTTTTGGCTATTTTTCTGCCACAAAAGATTGCTGGACCTATTTATAGGGTAGAAGAAGATTTAAAATATATAAGAGTTAATAAGGACTTTACTAAAAAAATATCTTTACGTAAAGATGACCAGTTTAAATCTTTAGCTCAGGAAATTAATTTGCTTTTATCAGAAATAAAAAAAGATCTTTTAGCTATTGAAAAGAACCTTGAAAAAATAGAAAGAGATAATTCTTTTAATTCTAAATCCCAAAGTTTATCAGCTATAAAAAATATTATTAAACAATATAAATTGTGA
- the nadC gene encoding carboxylating nicotinate-nucleotide diphosphorylase: MFPIPPHPLLYRDFVKKALEEDLGHGDVTTDTLISPEEKGKGLIRAKEDLIICGIPIARIVFKEIDPDLAFIPLKRDAEKIKRGEVVAEVCGKITSILKGERVCLNFLQHLSGVATYTYKFVEKIKGLPVKIVDTRKTLPGFRVLEKYAVLCGGGRNHRFGLSDGVLIKDNHIKACGSVKKAIKRAKEYLPHVYLIEIEVSNLEELKEAIEAGAHALLLDNMDVKILKEAVALAKSLNPYILLEASGGINLENVRQIAETGVDIISIGKLTHSAPAVDLNLKIVEVFS, translated from the coding sequence ATGTTTCCTATACCACCCCATCCTTTGTTATACAGAGATTTTGTTAAAAAAGCTTTAGAGGAAGACTTAGGACACGGTGATGTCACCACTGACACCCTCATTTCTCCTGAAGAAAAAGGAAAAGGCCTAATAAGAGCTAAAGAAGACCTGATTATTTGTGGAATCCCTATAGCCCGCATAGTATTTAAAGAAATCGACCCCGATCTAGCATTTATTCCTCTCAAAAGAGACGCTGAAAAAATAAAAAGAGGCGAAGTTGTAGCCGAAGTGTGCGGAAAAATTACATCCATACTCAAAGGCGAAAGGGTCTGTCTCAATTTTTTACAGCACCTATCAGGCGTGGCCACTTATACCTATAAATTTGTAGAAAAAATAAAAGGACTTCCAGTAAAAATTGTAGATACAAGAAAGACCCTTCCCGGCTTTAGAGTTCTTGAAAAATATGCGGTTCTTTGTGGTGGCGGACGGAATCATCGCTTCGGCCTATCAGACGGAGTTTTAATAAAAGACAATCACATAAAGGCTTGCGGTTCAGTAAAAAAGGCAATAAAACGGGCTAAAGAATATCTGCCCCATGTGTATTTAATTGAAATAGAAGTTAGCAATCTGGAAGAACTTAAAGAAGCCATAGAAGCAGGAGCTCACGCCCTTCTTCTCGATAATATGGATGTGAAAATATTGAAAGAGGCCGTAGCTCTGGCTAAAAGCCTCAATCCCTATATCTTACTTGAGGCCTCTGGCGGAATAAATCTAGAAAATGTTCGTCAAATTGCTGAAACAGGGGTAGATATAATTTCCATTGGTAAGCTTACCCATTCAGCTCCAGCTGTAGATTTAAATTTAAAAATTGTTGAAGTGTTTTCTTGA
- a CDS encoding cytochrome c3 family protein: MNDLWAKSCKECHPDNKIVSPGASFFHQPFLKHDCNVCHGGEEVSSNEKSLSKAVKWDNKHVFRGGKAYILLPTTVKSYDIAFEAPSLDFQKILSYSNASALPEDIEPVIEKVSLCNWEKYPWTEAGICVKTSIPCRVRIVCNGVSGSTSDENYYTYQIVPLAHAKINDFYSCKIEAQTYDGQIAAKNFKFKAVEVSKAKDSFAKTVAVNIYRSPLDEPILEIQADGQLTWRIGLLPKSNIKISNKPKDHPLIKSISWTSTNACYNCHSKNKLGVIHPVGVPLNYKMAQRNKDLPLFNGVISCATCHYPHASSNSYFLRKTGKNLCLSCHNK, encoded by the coding sequence GTGAATGATTTGTGGGCAAAGTCTTGTAAGGAATGTCATCCTGATAATAAAATTGTTTCTCCTGGTGCTAGCTTTTTTCATCAACCTTTTCTTAAACATGATTGTAATGTATGCCATGGAGGAGAAGAAGTTTCCTCTAATGAGAAGAGTTTATCGAAAGCAGTTAAATGGGATAATAAACATGTATTTAGAGGAGGAAAAGCATATATTTTGCTTCCTACGACTGTAAAATCATATGATATTGCTTTTGAAGCTCCGTCTTTAGATTTTCAGAAGATTCTTTCTTATTCAAATGCTAGTGCCTTACCTGAAGATATTGAGCCTGTAATAGAGAAAGTTTCGTTATGTAATTGGGAAAAATATCCTTGGACTGAGGCCGGAATTTGTGTTAAAACTAGCATCCCTTGTCGAGTAAGAATTGTTTGTAATGGTGTTTCCGGTTCTACTTCTGATGAAAATTATTATACATATCAAATAGTTCCATTAGCGCATGCCAAAATAAATGATTTTTACAGTTGTAAAATAGAAGCACAAACTTATGATGGACAAATTGCCGCTAAAAATTTTAAATTTAAAGCCGTAGAAGTTTCTAAAGCGAAAGATTCTTTTGCTAAAACGGTGGCTGTAAATATTTATCGTTCGCCTTTAGATGAGCCTATATTAGAAATTCAAGCGGACGGGCAACTTACGTGGCGGATTGGATTGCTTCCAAAATCAAATATAAAGATATCTAATAAGCCTAAGGATCATCCTTTAATAAAGTCAATCTCTTGGACTTCTACAAATGCTTGTTATAATTGTCATAGCAAAAATAAATTAGGAGTGATTCATCCTGTCGGTGTACCTCTAAATTATAAGATGGCTCAAAGGAATAAAGATTTACCTTTATTTAATGGTGTAATTTCTTGTGCAACATGTCATTATCCACATGCCTCTTCTAATTCTTACTTTTTACGAAAAACAGGTAAAAATTTGTGTTTGTCTTGTCACAATAAATAA